In Paraburkholderia sprentiae WSM5005, a genomic segment contains:
- a CDS encoding type I polyketide synthase: MTKQIAIVGMACRFPGHVENPEDFWALLRDEKDAVTQVPADRFGTEFYQHPSKREAGKSYTFSAGVLDDVAGFDASFFGISPREAQQMDPQQRLLLELAWETFEDAGVRPRDMEGSNCAVYIGVASPDYGNRFVDDLNAVDPYSATGNTLSIASNRLSYLFDLRGPSVSVDTACSSSLVALHQACQALQSGDAEVAIAGGVNLLLHPFGFVTFSKASMLSPRGRCRAFDATGDGYVRSEGGALVMLKTLERALADGDTIHAVIAGSGVNSDGYSQGGISVPGAATQAALLRTVYRRAGVDPRSLAYVEAHGTGTAVGDPIEARALMSVASAGRPVDRPLLIGSVKTNVGHLETASGMAGLIKAILCLKHRAAPKTLHFETPNPAIDFVGGRLRVVDRLTPLESPDGAHAPLVLGVNSFGFGGTNAHIVLREAPASSVTHATQPERGDATTPLTPLVLSTRAAAALPDLAARYLASLDQGASWNVLAANAAHRRQWLKHRAIVAASTLAEARAALAALASSTQEHADMALVKGEAPADDGRLALVFSGNGSQWAGMGKQLLEQEPVFSAALEELDALWRADGSASLLDMLREGVSAERLAATEHSQPLLFAIQVGVVRVLEARGVAYHVCVGHSVGEVAAAWASGALTLAQAVHVIKIRSRAQAKTRGTGRMAAAGLGEAAMRALIAQHDLDATVEVAGVNSPQAVTLAGPLDALQALESAVKASGRFFQMLDLDYAFHSCQMDPIEPDVLAGLADLAPNAVARDFVSTVTGDELAGTELDARYWWRNIREPVRFGDAIARIAQNGVRLFLEIGPHSILRTYVTQTLDDARIAGRSLATLKRNHDSAETLHHALYAMIANGANVDVDRFAPRALLSRQVALPSYPWQHERHWLGPTAEAYNLVYRRREHPLLGYRLHEHALAWENQLDPAGLPMLADHVVDGGAAFPGAGYVEMALAAARVHFGTASCAVENVEIRLPVVFQPQHSKLFRFTVDVRTANFTIETRERMSDEAWSLNVTGRLLASGCALGDAAANLPLFELTSLLAQPAMSGDTLYANTAAIGLNYGPAFRWVRTVHVDANADMALAEVDMPAVLAQSADAVNAFALHPALMDSGFHPLFALLASPRHGELEQAAYVPVQLGRIDYLRGEAIRYVLARIERRSPHSVVASFEFADAQGAVVARLSACRFRRVDLLSRRQQAPGRYTYIVEAKPLAADVNAHALPTAAALLADATSVLAAREDEARRHTHLTEMLPLLDVLAGAYALQALDALDVFAQPALPDCAHPVLLARLVQIVIEDGLARRDGARLVRDDDACANLPAIDELWRELLAQSPAHVAELTLLAHCGAALPAVLRGEVSGAQILPPSRSSLVEHFFEASPTWTHANALTAACLHRAIESWSEPRRLRVLELDSPLTDVLQPLAIHVPVARCDYTIAGTREQLSGFDTTEHPSLRVATVEFDDAPRLVGVDASERYDVVVASHVLAAQSEPRALLVALRGWLAPGALVVIAEPRNSRFADLVFDLDADAAHANARRAAWLSPQALTQLLEQAGFEQVARHAEQGLDLEGAPTLLVARAPLAVAANDAAGATMANTSPAHWSLLYATSGAIDPIDAKLATALQAAGQTTSSTTVQALRDDMSKLAAPAGGGQHIAHHIVFIAPDQPLSADADGAEVMRTQQQTTLALAQLVRDLATASNETLPQLWIVTRGGAPVSTPFVDAQSLRPEQGALWGLVRVLANEHPELSCRLIDVCATQPDAGALLACELLASDGEEEVLLTPHGRYVTRMLPTPNAALRDIVAEPLRARNEAAVLGFASPGSLRNLEWFPLPHRELAADEVEIEPVATGLNFRDVMYAMGLLSDEAVENGFAGATVGMELSGRVVRVGRDVQRFAPGDAVLGFAPASFASHVRTKAEAIAHKPARLTFEEAATVPTTFFTAYYALCELARLRRGERVLVHGAAGGVGIAAIQLARHLGAEVFATAGSREKREFVRLLGADHVFDSRSLAFADEIRERTQGAGVDIVLNSLAGEAMVRSIDTLRPFGRFLELGKRDFYENSRIGLRPFRNNISYFGIDADQLMSALPGLTARLFEDVMRLFADGVLHPLPYRAFPAERVEEAFRHMQQARQIGKILVTYPAGTPSPARSAQAGASLQLDPAGAYLIVGGTGGLGFASARWMMSRGARHLLLASRSGTLAPELAEEVTRWRASNGTQVRTVACDVTDAAALESLLADLARRGTPLKGVLHSAMVIDDGLVRNLDDERFAAVLAPKVAGAWNLHRATRELPLDFFVVYSSATTFLGNPGQSSYVAANSFLEALIAQRRAAGLPGTCMAWGPLDDVGFLARNADTREALQARIGGVSISSAEAMAALERALVAMHAGEAVVRLDWHALALGMPAARAHRYTELQARGSHEPARQGSVQMREQIAAMPFDDARRWVEETLQAQIARILHMSPEKIETGRSILDMGMDSLMGMELGMAVEERFEVKLSIMTMAEGATVHSLAQRIVESIQTQDEAAEPNGAAAQMAAQVAAVAAQHALDVGANALADVADALSAQSSATELV, from the coding sequence ATGACCAAACAGATTGCGATTGTGGGGATGGCCTGCCGCTTCCCGGGCCATGTTGAGAACCCCGAAGATTTCTGGGCGTTGCTGCGCGACGAAAAAGACGCGGTCACGCAAGTGCCGGCCGATCGCTTCGGCACGGAGTTTTACCAGCATCCGTCGAAGCGCGAAGCGGGCAAGAGCTATACGTTTTCCGCGGGCGTGCTCGACGATGTGGCGGGTTTCGACGCGTCATTCTTCGGCATTTCGCCGCGCGAAGCGCAGCAGATGGACCCGCAGCAGCGTCTGTTGCTCGAGCTCGCGTGGGAAACCTTCGAGGACGCGGGCGTGCGTCCGCGTGACATGGAAGGCAGCAATTGCGCGGTCTATATCGGTGTCGCGAGCCCGGACTACGGCAATCGTTTCGTCGACGACCTGAACGCGGTGGACCCGTATTCGGCGACCGGCAACACGCTCAGCATCGCGTCGAACCGTCTGTCGTATCTGTTCGATCTGCGCGGGCCGAGCGTGTCGGTCGATACCGCCTGCTCGTCGTCGCTGGTCGCGCTGCACCAGGCGTGTCAGGCGCTGCAGTCGGGCGACGCCGAGGTGGCCATCGCAGGCGGCGTCAATCTGCTGCTGCATCCGTTCGGTTTCGTGACGTTCTCGAAGGCGTCGATGCTGTCGCCGCGCGGGCGCTGTCGCGCGTTCGACGCGACCGGCGACGGCTACGTCCGCTCGGAAGGCGGCGCGCTCGTGATGCTGAAGACGCTGGAGCGCGCGCTCGCCGACGGCGACACGATCCACGCGGTGATCGCCGGCTCGGGCGTGAACTCGGACGGCTACTCGCAGGGCGGCATCAGCGTGCCGGGCGCGGCGACTCAGGCCGCGCTGCTGCGCACGGTGTATCGACGCGCGGGCGTCGATCCGCGCTCGCTCGCTTATGTCGAGGCGCATGGTACCGGTACTGCCGTCGGCGATCCGATCGAGGCGCGCGCGTTGATGAGCGTCGCATCGGCGGGGCGGCCCGTCGATCGTCCGCTGCTGATCGGTTCGGTGAAGACCAACGTCGGCCACCTCGAAACGGCGTCGGGCATGGCCGGCCTGATCAAGGCGATCCTGTGCCTGAAGCATCGCGCGGCGCCGAAAACGCTGCATTTCGAAACGCCGAATCCGGCGATCGATTTCGTCGGCGGCCGGCTGCGGGTCGTCGATCGTCTGACGCCGCTCGAATCGCCCGATGGTGCGCACGCGCCCCTCGTGCTCGGTGTCAACTCGTTCGGTTTCGGCGGCACGAATGCGCACATCGTGCTGCGCGAGGCACCGGCTTCGAGCGTCACCCACGCAACGCAACCCGAACGCGGCGACGCGACAACGCCACTCACGCCGCTCGTACTGTCGACGCGCGCGGCGGCCGCATTGCCCGATCTCGCGGCACGCTATCTGGCGTCGCTCGATCAAGGCGCGTCGTGGAATGTGTTGGCAGCGAATGCCGCGCATCGCCGGCAATGGCTCAAGCATCGCGCGATCGTCGCGGCGTCGACGCTCGCCGAAGCGCGCGCGGCACTCGCCGCGCTGGCCTCGTCGACGCAAGAACACGCGGACATGGCGCTCGTCAAAGGCGAAGCGCCGGCCGACGACGGCCGTCTCGCCCTCGTATTCTCCGGCAACGGCTCGCAGTGGGCCGGGATGGGCAAGCAGTTGCTCGAACAGGAGCCGGTGTTCAGCGCGGCGCTCGAAGAACTCGACGCACTGTGGCGCGCCGACGGCAGCGCTTCGCTTCTCGACATGCTGCGCGAGGGCGTGAGCGCCGAGCGTCTCGCGGCCACCGAGCATTCGCAGCCGTTGCTGTTCGCCATCCAGGTCGGCGTGGTGCGCGTGCTCGAAGCGCGCGGCGTCGCGTATCACGTGTGCGTCGGCCACAGCGTCGGCGAAGTCGCGGCCGCGTGGGCGTCGGGCGCATTGACGCTCGCGCAGGCCGTGCATGTGATCAAGATTCGCAGCCGCGCGCAGGCGAAAACGCGCGGCACCGGCCGCATGGCGGCGGCCGGTCTGGGCGAAGCGGCGATGCGTGCGTTGATCGCGCAACACGATCTGGACGCCACGGTCGAAGTTGCCGGCGTCAACAGTCCGCAGGCGGTCACGCTCGCCGGTCCGCTCGATGCGTTGCAAGCGCTCGAATCGGCCGTCAAGGCGAGCGGCCGCTTCTTCCAGATGCTCGATCTCGACTACGCGTTTCACAGCTGTCAGATGGACCCGATCGAGCCCGACGTACTCGCGGGTCTCGCCGACCTCGCGCCGAACGCAGTCGCACGCGATTTCGTCTCGACGGTGACGGGCGACGAACTCGCGGGCACCGAACTCGACGCGCGCTACTGGTGGCGCAATATCCGCGAGCCGGTGCGCTTTGGCGACGCGATTGCACGCATCGCGCAGAACGGCGTGCGTCTGTTCCTCGAGATCGGCCCGCATTCCATTTTGCGCACCTACGTGACGCAAACGCTCGACGACGCGCGCATCGCGGGCCGCTCGCTGGCGACGCTCAAGCGCAATCACGACAGCGCGGAAACGCTGCATCACGCGCTCTACGCGATGATCGCGAACGGCGCGAACGTCGACGTCGATCGTTTCGCGCCGCGTGCGTTGCTGAGCCGACAGGTGGCGTTGCCGTCGTATCCGTGGCAGCACGAACGCCACTGGCTCGGCCCGACCGCCGAGGCCTACAACCTCGTGTACCGTCGCCGCGAGCATCCGCTGCTCGGCTATCGTCTGCACGAGCATGCGCTCGCGTGGGAAAACCAGCTCGACCCGGCGGGTCTGCCGATGCTGGCGGATCACGTCGTCGATGGCGGCGCGGCGTTTCCGGGCGCCGGCTACGTCGAGATGGCGCTCGCCGCCGCGCGCGTGCATTTCGGCACCGCGAGCTGCGCGGTCGAGAACGTCGAAATCCGTCTGCCGGTCGTGTTCCAGCCGCAGCATTCGAAGCTGTTCCGCTTCACCGTGGACGTGCGGACCGCGAACTTCACGATCGAAACGCGCGAGCGCATGTCGGACGAAGCGTGGTCGCTGAACGTCACCGGCCGTTTGCTCGCGAGCGGCTGCGCGCTCGGCGACGCGGCGGCCAACTTGCCGCTGTTCGAACTGACGAGCCTGCTCGCGCAGCCGGCAATGTCCGGCGACACGCTGTACGCGAACACCGCCGCGATCGGCCTGAACTATGGACCCGCGTTCCGTTGGGTGCGCACGGTGCACGTCGACGCGAACGCCGACATGGCCCTTGCCGAAGTGGACATGCCCGCGGTGCTCGCGCAGTCCGCCGACGCTGTGAACGCGTTCGCATTGCATCCGGCGCTGATGGACAGCGGCTTTCATCCGCTGTTCGCGCTGCTCGCTTCGCCGCGGCATGGCGAGCTCGAGCAGGCCGCCTACGTGCCGGTGCAACTGGGCCGCATCGACTATCTGCGCGGCGAGGCGATCCGCTATGTGCTCGCGCGCATCGAGCGGCGCAGCCCGCATTCGGTCGTCGCATCGTTTGAATTCGCCGACGCGCAGGGCGCGGTCGTCGCGCGTCTGAGCGCGTGCCGCTTCCGTCGCGTCGATCTGCTGAGCCGGCGCCAGCAGGCGCCCGGACGCTATACGTATATCGTCGAAGCGAAGCCGCTTGCCGCCGACGTGAACGCCCATGCGTTGCCCACGGCCGCCGCATTGCTCGCCGATGCGACGAGCGTGCTCGCCGCGCGGGAAGACGAAGCGCGCCGGCACACGCATCTGACCGAGATGCTGCCGCTGCTCGACGTGCTCGCGGGCGCCTACGCGTTGCAGGCGCTCGACGCGCTGGACGTGTTCGCACAGCCGGCGCTGCCCGATTGCGCGCATCCGGTGTTGCTCGCGCGACTCGTGCAGATCGTCATCGAAGATGGACTTGCGCGTCGCGACGGCGCGCGTCTCGTGCGCGACGACGACGCCTGCGCGAACCTGCCCGCCATCGACGAGCTGTGGCGCGAGCTGCTCGCGCAATCGCCCGCGCACGTGGCCGAGTTGACGCTGCTCGCGCATTGCGGCGCGGCGCTGCCTGCCGTACTACGCGGCGAAGTGAGCGGCGCGCAGATCTTGCCGCCGTCGCGCAGCAGTCTCGTCGAGCATTTCTTCGAAGCGTCGCCGACGTGGACGCATGCGAACGCGCTGACCGCCGCGTGTCTGCATCGCGCGATCGAAAGCTGGAGTGAGCCGCGCCGTCTGCGCGTGCTCGAACTCGATTCGCCGCTCACCGACGTACTGCAGCCGCTCGCGATTCATGTGCCGGTCGCGCGCTGCGATTACACGATCGCGGGTACGCGCGAGCAGTTGAGCGGCTTCGACACGACTGAGCATCCGTCGCTCCGTGTCGCGACCGTCGAGTTCGACGATGCGCCGCGTCTCGTCGGCGTCGACGCGAGCGAGCGCTACGACGTCGTGGTCGCGAGTCACGTGCTCGCCGCGCAAAGCGAGCCGCGCGCGTTGCTCGTCGCGTTGCGCGGCTGGCTCGCGCCGGGCGCGCTGGTCGTGATCGCGGAGCCGCGCAATAGCCGTTTCGCGGACCTCGTGTTTGATCTCGATGCGGACGCCGCTCACGCCAACGCGCGCCGCGCGGCGTGGCTGTCGCCGCAGGCGCTGACGCAACTGCTCGAGCAGGCCGGCTTCGAACAGGTCGCGCGCCATGCGGAGCAAGGGCTCGATCTCGAAGGCGCGCCGACATTGCTGGTGGCGCGCGCGCCGCTCGCGGTGGCCGCGAACGATGCGGCGGGCGCGACTATGGCGAATACATCGCCCGCGCATTGGTCGCTGCTGTACGCCACGTCCGGCGCGATCGACCCGATCGACGCTAAGCTCGCCACGGCACTGCAAGCCGCCGGTCAGACGACGTCGAGCACGACAGTCCAGGCATTGCGCGACGATATGAGCAAGCTGGCTGCGCCGGCCGGAGGTGGGCAGCACATCGCCCATCACATTGTCTTTATCGCGCCCGACCAGCCCTTGTCCGCCGACGCGGACGGCGCCGAAGTGATGCGCACGCAGCAGCAGACGACGCTCGCGCTCGCGCAGCTCGTGCGCGATCTGGCGACCGCGTCGAACGAAACGCTGCCGCAACTGTGGATCGTCACACGCGGCGGCGCGCCGGTGTCGACGCCGTTCGTGGATGCGCAGTCGCTGCGTCCGGAGCAGGGCGCACTGTGGGGGCTGGTCCGCGTGCTGGCCAACGAGCATCCCGAACTGTCGTGCCGTCTGATCGATGTGTGCGCGACGCAACCCGACGCGGGCGCGCTGCTCGCGTGTGAACTGCTGGCATCCGACGGCGAGGAAGAAGTGCTGCTGACGCCGCACGGCCGCTACGTGACCCGCATGCTGCCCACGCCGAACGCGGCGCTGCGCGACATCGTCGCCGAGCCGCTGCGTGCGCGCAATGAAGCGGCGGTGCTCGGTTTCGCGTCGCCGGGTTCGTTGCGCAACCTCGAATGGTTCCCGTTGCCGCATCGCGAGCTCGCGGCCGATGAGGTCGAGATCGAGCCGGTCGCGACCGGCCTGAATTTCCGCGACGTGATGTACGCGATGGGCCTGCTGTCCGACGAAGCCGTCGAAAACGGCTTCGCGGGCGCGACGGTCGGCATGGAGCTGTCCGGGCGCGTCGTACGCGTCGGCCGCGACGTGCAGCGTTTCGCGCCGGGCGATGCGGTGCTCGGCTTCGCGCCGGCGTCGTTCGCGAGCCACGTGCGCACCAAAGCGGAAGCGATTGCGCACAAACCCGCGCGTCTGACGTTCGAAGAAGCGGCGACGGTGCCGACCACGTTCTTCACCGCGTACTACGCGCTGTGCGAGCTCGCGCGTCTGCGCCGCGGCGAACGGGTGCTCGTGCACGGCGCGGCGGGCGGCGTGGGGATCGCGGCGATCCAGCTCGCGCGGCATCTCGGCGCGGAAGTGTTCGCGACCGCGGGCAGCCGCGAGAAGCGCGAATTCGTGCGTCTGCTCGGCGCGGATCATGTGTTCGATTCGCGCAGCCTCGCGTTCGCCGATGAAATCCGCGAGCGCACGCAAGGCGCGGGCGTCGACATCGTACTCAATTCGCTGGCCGGCGAAGCGATGGTGCGCAGCATCGACACGCTGCGTCCGTTCGGTCGTTTCCTCGAACTCGGCAAGCGCGATTTCTATGAAAACAGCCGCATCGGCTTGCGGCCGTTCCGTAACAACATCAGCTATTTCGGCATCGATGCGGATCAGTTGATGAGCGCGTTGCCGGGGCTGACCGCGCGTTTGTTCGAAGACGTGATGCGGCTGTTCGCGGACGGCGTGCTGCATCCGCTGCCGTATCGCGCGTTCCCGGCCGAGCGCGTCGAGGAAGCGTTCCGCCATATGCAGCAGGCGCGGCAGATCGGCAAGATTCTCGTCACGTATCCGGCGGGCACGCCGAGTCCGGCGCGTTCGGCGCAGGCCGGCGCCTCGCTGCAACTCGATCCGGCGGGCGCGTATCTGATCGTCGGCGGCACGGGTGGGCTTGGCTTTGCGAGCGCGCGCTGGATGATGTCACGTGGCGCGCGTCATCTGCTGCTCGCGAGCCGTTCGGGCACACTCGCGCCCGAACTGGCCGAAGAGGTCACGCGCTGGCGCGCGAGCAACGGCACGCAAGTGCGCACGGTCGCCTGCGACGTGACCGACGCGGCCGCGCTCGAATCGTTGCTCGCGGATCTCGCGCGGCGCGGCACGCCGTTGAAGGGCGTGTTGCATTCGGCGATGGTGATCGACGACGGTCTGGTGCGCAATCTCGACGACGAGCGCTTTGCCGCCGTGCTCGCGCCGAAGGTGGCGGGCGCATGGAATCTGCATCGCGCGACACGCGAGCTGCCGCTCGATTTCTTCGTGGTCTATTCGTCGGCGACGACCTTCCTCGGCAATCCTGGGCAATCGAGCTACGTCGCGGCGAACAGCTTCCTCGAAGCGCTGATCGCACAGCGGCGCGCGGCCGGTTTGCCGGGCACCTGCATGGCATGGGGCCCGCTCGACGACGTCGGCTTCCTCGCGCGCAACGCGGACACACGCGAAGCGCTGCAGGCGCGCATCGGCGGCGTGTCGATCAGCTCGGCCGAAGCGATGGCCGCGCTCGAACGCGCGCTGGTCGCGATGCATGCCGGCGAAGCAGTGGTGCGGCTCGATTGGCATGCGCTCGCGCTCGGCATGCCGGCGGCGCGCGCGCATCGCTACACCGAGCTGCAAGCGCGCGGCAGTCACGAACCGGCGCGTCAGGGCAGCGTGCAGATGCGCGAGCAGATCGCGGCGATGCCGTTCGACGACGCGCGGCGATGGGTCGAGGAGACGTTGCAGGCGCAGATCGCGCGCATCCTGCACATGTCGCCGGAGAAGATCGAAACCGGCCGCTCGATTCTCGACATGGGCATGGATTCGCTGATGGGCATGGAGCTCGGCATGGCCGTCGAAGAACGCTTCGAGGTCAAGCTGTCGATCATGACGATGGCCGAAGGCGCGACCGTGCATTCGCTTGCGCAAAGAATCGTCGAGTCGATCCAGACGCAGGATGAGGCGGCCGAGCCGAACGGCGCCGCCGCGCAGATGGCGGCGCAAGTCGCGGCGGTCGCCGCGCAGCATGCGCTCGATGTCGGTGCCAACGCGCTGGCCGACGTGGCCGATGCGCTGTCCGCTCAGTCGAGCGCGACGGAGCTGGTCTGA
- a CDS encoding LTA synthase family protein: protein MNATLALSFAAAAGLAFVPEALAQPRASLRRSPLAFTLHIAAIAFLCACVLLITGRVHFSAFVAIALVALLAGVSNAKYASLREPFVFTDLSLFSQLFAHPRLYLPFLSVGTVVAIVLGIVVVVAAFVADTPLAHRPIAALLLAACASMAAAYACAARLPLSLRAVEDQQRHGFFAVFIAYLLNGMRPATARQLRTALANGPFATGTPGTTPDVILIQSESFFDARRLSISINPSILRNFDLAGRESIQHGELTVPAWGANTMRTEFAVLTGVDDAQLGYARFYPYAFVRRACASLASWFKQGGYQTLAIHPYYADFFGRERAFKHLQIDRFVDIKAFADAPRAGPYVADMAVADAIVEALDEPRDKPAFIFSMTMENHGPLHLETVRPGEAAAFHSLGDDEQWRDLTAYLRHLANADAMLGRLLDALRARRRDTVLCFYGDHVPALSHVYAQFDHEPAHSNYFIWRNYGEAPATRADLYAGQLGVALLEALAPAGSRETPTRTLHPTEER from the coding sequence GTGAACGCGACGCTCGCGCTCAGTTTCGCGGCCGCTGCCGGCCTCGCCTTTGTGCCGGAAGCACTCGCGCAGCCGCGCGCGTCGCTGCGTCGCTCGCCGCTTGCGTTCACGTTGCATATCGCGGCCATCGCGTTCCTCTGCGCGTGCGTGTTGCTGATCACGGGGCGAGTGCATTTTTCGGCGTTCGTCGCGATTGCACTGGTCGCGCTGCTGGCGGGCGTCAGCAACGCGAAATACGCGTCGCTGCGTGAGCCGTTCGTCTTCACCGACCTGAGCCTCTTCAGTCAGCTATTCGCGCATCCGCGTCTTTATCTGCCGTTCCTGAGCGTCGGCACGGTCGTTGCGATCGTGCTCGGCATCGTTGTAGTCGTCGCGGCGTTCGTTGCGGACACGCCGCTGGCGCATCGGCCCATCGCGGCGCTTTTGCTCGCCGCCTGCGCATCGATGGCGGCCGCCTACGCATGCGCCGCGCGCTTGCCGTTATCACTGCGTGCCGTCGAAGATCAGCAACGCCACGGCTTTTTCGCGGTTTTCATCGCCTATCTGCTGAACGGCATGCGCCCCGCCACCGCGCGTCAGTTGCGCACCGCGCTCGCCAACGGTCCGTTCGCGACCGGCACGCCAGGCACGACGCCCGATGTAATCCTGATCCAGAGCGAGTCGTTCTTCGACGCGCGGCGTCTGTCCATCTCGATCAATCCGTCGATCCTGCGCAACTTCGATCTCGCGGGCCGTGAGTCGATCCAGCATGGGGAGCTGACGGTGCCCGCGTGGGGCGCGAATACGATGCGCACGGAGTTCGCGGTGCTGACGGGCGTCGATGACGCGCAGCTCGGCTACGCGCGTTTCTATCCGTACGCGTTCGTGCGGCGCGCGTGCGCATCGCTCGCATCGTGGTTCAAGCAGGGCGGTTATCAGACCCTCGCGATTCACCCGTATTACGCGGATTTCTTCGGTCGCGAGCGGGCCTTCAAACATCTGCAGATCGACCGCTTCGTCGACATCAAGGCATTCGCGGACGCACCGCGCGCGGGCCCGTACGTCGCCGATATGGCGGTCGCGGATGCCATCGTCGAAGCGCTGGACGAACCGCGCGATAAACCCGCGTTCATCTTCTCGATGACGATGGAAAACCACGGCCCGCTGCATCTGGAAACGGTTCGACCCGGCGAGGCCGCCGCTTTCCATTCGCTCGGCGACGACGAGCAATGGCGCGACCTGACCGCTTATCTGCGGCATCTGGCGAACGCCGATGCGATGCTCGGCCGGCTGCTCGACGCGCTGCGCGCGCGGCGCCGCGACACGGTGCTGTGTTTTTATGGCGATCACGTGCCGGCGCTTTCGCACGTGTACGCGCAATTTGACCACGAGCCCGCACACAGCAACTACTTTATCTGGCGCAACTATGGTGAAGCGCCAGCTACCCGAGCTGATCTTTACGCCGGGCAACTTGGCGTCGCCCTCCTAGAAGCACTCGCGCCGGCTGGATCGCGCGAGACGCCGACGCGCACGCTGCACCCAACAGAAGAACGATGA
- a CDS encoding SDR family NAD(P)-dependent oxidoreductase, whose amino-acid sequence MRKAAPRHIVITGASAGLGRALATAYAGPSVVLALTGRDAQRLEASAQACRAKGASVQTALIDVRDAQAMQSWLHRFDDAHPIDLLIANAGAASTLASATDWEDLARTAAIIDTNFYGAMHAVLPVIARMRARKHGHVTLISSLAALRGMAISPAYCASKAAIKAYGDSVRPILSRDGIRMSIVLPGFVKTAMSDVFPGDKPFLWSADKAAQHIQRKLAAGRAEIAFPSLLAFGMRLLPLLPAVLADAILGGLSYLPREEH is encoded by the coding sequence ATGCGTAAAGCCGCGCCGCGCCACATCGTGATCACCGGCGCGAGCGCCGGTCTCGGTCGCGCGCTCGCAACCGCTTACGCAGGACCGAGCGTCGTACTGGCCTTGACCGGCCGCGACGCGCAACGTCTCGAAGCCTCGGCACAAGCCTGCCGCGCAAAAGGCGCAAGCGTGCAGACCGCGCTGATAGACGTGCGCGACGCACAAGCCATGCAAAGCTGGCTGCACCGTTTCGACGACGCGCACCCGATCGACCTGCTGATCGCCAATGCCGGCGCGGCCAGCACGCTCGCATCCGCGACCGACTGGGAAGACCTGGCGCGCACGGCCGCGATCATCGACACCAACTTCTACGGCGCGATGCACGCGGTGCTGCCGGTCATCGCCCGCATGCGTGCGCGCAAACACGGCCACGTAACACTGATCAGCTCGCTTGCCGCGCTGCGTGGCATGGCGATTTCGCCGGCCTATTGCGCGAGCAAAGCGGCGATCAAGGCCTACGGCGATTCGGTCCGTCCGATCCTGTCGCGCGATGGAATTCGCATGTCGATCGTTCTGCCGGGCTTCGTGAAAACGGCAATGAGCGACGTGTTCCCCGGCGACAAACCATTCCTCTGGTCCGCCGACAAAGCAGCCCAACACATCCAGCGCAAACTGGCAGCCGGCCGCGCCGAAATCGCGTTCCCGAGCCTGCTCGCATTCGGCATGCGGCTGCTGCCGTTGCTGCCAGCGGTCCTCGCCGACGCGATTCTCGGCGGCCTGTCGTATCTGCCGCGCGAGGAGCATTGA